One region of Mycolicibacterium lutetiense genomic DNA includes:
- a CDS encoding pyrimidine reductase family protein, with product MSDNTAGADLTVLGNVDKIADGQLADYYAYPDDLQKCWVRGNMISSLDGGATEDGKSGGLAGPGDRAVFNLMRQTADVILMGAATVRIENYSGVQLSVAQRQERQRRGQAEVPPIAVITASAKLEYDAKFFTRTEVPPLILTATKTVADAQRRLGAVAEVLDASGADPTRVDPAVALRILAGRKLFRVLTEGGPSLLSLLIENDLLDELCLTVAPVLVGGVARRIATGPGQAFTRMRPAHLLTDGEGYLYTRYVRG from the coding sequence ATGTCCGATAACACCGCCGGAGCAGATCTGACCGTGCTGGGAAACGTCGACAAAATCGCCGACGGCCAGCTGGCCGACTATTACGCCTACCCCGATGACCTGCAGAAATGTTGGGTGCGAGGCAACATGATCAGCAGCCTGGACGGCGGCGCCACCGAGGACGGCAAGTCCGGCGGACTGGCCGGTCCGGGTGACCGGGCTGTGTTCAATCTCATGCGCCAGACCGCCGACGTCATCCTCATGGGCGCGGCGACGGTACGTATCGAAAACTATTCCGGGGTCCAGCTGTCCGTCGCGCAACGGCAGGAACGCCAGCGTCGCGGGCAGGCCGAAGTTCCACCGATCGCCGTCATCACCGCATCGGCCAAACTCGAATACGACGCCAAGTTCTTCACCCGCACCGAGGTGCCGCCGCTGATCCTCACTGCCACAAAGACAGTGGCCGACGCGCAGCGCCGGTTGGGTGCGGTCGCCGAGGTGCTCGACGCGTCCGGCGCGGACCCGACCCGCGTCGACCCGGCAGTCGCACTGCGAATCCTCGCCGGACGCAAGCTCTTCCGGGTACTGACCGAAGGCGGCCCGTCGCTGCTGAGCCTGTTGATCGAAAACGATCTGCTCGACGAACTGTGTCTGACCGTGGCGCCCGTCCTGGTCGGCGGGGTGGCCCGACGCATCGCCACCGGACCCGGCCAGGCGTTCACCCGGATGCGGCCCGCGCACCTGCTCACCGACGGCGAGGGCTACCTCTACACCCGCTACGTCCGCGGTTAG
- a CDS encoding alpha/beta hydrolase — translation MRQQLVKALRRSAVAAPVLSLLLTACAPLLAADPHYATDSGAHPQGQPETTVALPPGPPGIEAPKNDLSWRDCTPRVFNGAGIPPLPDITLDCATYDADLDSINGATGTISIGVVRARSTQTPADAGPLVMTTGTDIPTSVQLPAWLARSGTDILKTHPIVAVDRRGIGMSGAVDCRDAYDRQEMLDQTQFQAGDDPVANLGAVTMTATTSCTDTIAPGDSAYDNAHTAEDLEQLRSTWDVPALALLGVGNGAQVALAYAGSHPNKVSRLILDSPLPLAIGAEAAAEQRVKGQQAALDAFAAQCVAANCPLAPDPKAAVDALMAEARAGRGPGGASVASLADAITTGMGFPQGDRVAATNNLAGALAAARAGDAGPISGLITQADNLRQSDGQFVNSCSDALNRPTPDRVRELVVAWGKLYPQFGAVGALNLVKCLNWPSGSAPKDPQDLKIPVLLLGVRNDPIVGNEGVAAVAATIINAGANNRRVMWQGIGHGASIYTPCALPPLTGYLESGQLPETDTYCPA, via the coding sequence ATGCGTCAACAGCTGGTGAAAGCCCTGCGGAGGTCGGCGGTCGCCGCACCCGTCCTGTCACTACTGCTCACCGCATGCGCACCCCTGCTGGCCGCAGATCCGCACTATGCCACCGACTCCGGCGCCCATCCGCAGGGACAGCCTGAAACCACCGTGGCGCTCCCGCCCGGTCCCCCCGGCATCGAAGCACCCAAGAACGACCTGTCGTGGCGGGACTGCACCCCGCGGGTGTTCAACGGCGCAGGCATCCCGCCGCTACCCGACATCACGCTGGACTGCGCGACCTACGATGCCGACCTCGACTCGATCAACGGGGCAACCGGCACGATCAGCATCGGCGTGGTGCGGGCCCGCTCCACGCAGACCCCGGCCGATGCCGGCCCGCTGGTGATGACCACCGGAACCGACATCCCCACCTCGGTGCAGCTGCCGGCCTGGCTGGCGCGCTCGGGAACCGACATCCTCAAAACGCATCCCATCGTCGCGGTGGATCGGCGCGGCATCGGAATGTCGGGCGCGGTGGATTGCCGCGACGCCTATGACCGTCAGGAAATGCTCGACCAGACACAGTTTCAGGCCGGCGACGATCCGGTGGCCAACCTGGGTGCAGTCACCATGACCGCCACCACCAGTTGCACCGACACCATCGCCCCGGGCGACTCGGCCTACGACAATGCGCACACCGCCGAAGATCTGGAGCAGCTGCGCAGCACCTGGGATGTGCCCGCACTTGCACTGCTGGGCGTCGGCAACGGCGCCCAGGTGGCACTGGCCTACGCCGGCTCGCACCCCAACAAGGTGTCCCGGCTGATCCTGGACTCCCCGCTGCCGCTCGCAATCGGTGCCGAGGCCGCGGCCGAACAACGCGTCAAGGGCCAGCAGGCGGCGCTGGACGCGTTCGCCGCGCAGTGCGTGGCGGCGAACTGCCCGCTGGCGCCCGATCCGAAGGCGGCCGTCGACGCGCTGATGGCCGAAGCCCGGGCCGGCCGCGGCCCCGGCGGGGCCTCGGTGGCCTCCCTGGCCGACGCGATCACCACTGGAATGGGCTTCCCGCAAGGTGACCGGGTGGCCGCCACCAACAACCTGGCCGGTGCTCTGGCCGCGGCCCGCGCCGGGGACGCCGGCCCGATCTCGGGCCTCATCACCCAGGCCGACAACCTGCGCCAATCCGACGGCCAGTTCGTCAACTCCTGCAGCGACGCACTCAACCGACCCACCCCGGACCGCGTCCGCGAACTGGTGGTCGCCTGGGGCAAGCTCTACCCGCAATTCGGTGCCGTCGGGGCGCTGAACCTCGTCAAATGCCTCAACTGGCCCAGCGGCTCGGCACCGAAAGACCCGCAGGATCTCAAGATTCCGGTGCTGCTGCTCGGCGTGCGCAACGATCCGATCGTCGGCAACGAGGGCGTCGCGGCCGTCGCGGCGACCATCATCAACGCCGGCGCCAACAACCGGCGGGTGATGTGGCAGGGCATCGGCCACGGCGCCAGCATCTACACCCCGTGTGCGCTCCCGCCGCTGACCGGCTATCTCGAAAGCGGCCAACTGCCCGAGACCGACACGTACTGTCCTGCCTGA
- the aftC gene encoding arabinofuranan 3-O-arabinosyltransferase has protein sequence MVAEAESPTNSVRVGLLNVFRPRTSAPSTASVLRSVLWPIAIMSIIHRSYVLATNGYITDDFGPVYRAVSNFRRHWAIYNEHFNFVDPHYLYPPGGTLLLSPFGFLPEFASRFWFVAINAVAIIIAACILVRLFKFSLTSVALPALLLAMFCTESVTNTLVFTNINGCILLGEVLFFWFLLKGGTRNELLAGAAIGLTLVLKPSLTPLLLLPLLNRQWRTMITAFGVPLVFNAVAWPLSADPMGFVRNTVPYILETRDYFNSSIQGNGVYYGLPIWLIVALRLTALVLAVVSLWLLYRYYRQRDQLFWMLTSSGVLLISSWLVLGLAQGYYSMMLFPFLMTVVLPNSVIRNWPAWLGIYGFMTMDRWLMWRWPTTGRYLEYMKITYGWSLLLVVVFCALYFRYLDAKQDGRLDEGIDPAWLSPPKEAASV, from the coding sequence CTGGTGGCCGAAGCAGAATCCCCGACCAATTCAGTCAGAGTCGGTCTTCTGAACGTCTTCCGTCCCCGCACCTCAGCGCCGAGCACTGCTTCGGTGCTGCGCTCGGTGCTGTGGCCGATCGCGATCATGTCGATCATCCACCGCAGCTACGTGCTGGCCACCAACGGCTACATCACCGACGACTTCGGTCCGGTGTACCGCGCGGTCTCGAATTTCCGTCGGCACTGGGCCATCTACAACGAGCATTTCAACTTTGTCGACCCGCACTACCTGTACCCACCGGGCGGCACTCTGCTGTTGTCTCCGTTCGGGTTCCTGCCGGAGTTCGCCTCGCGATTCTGGTTCGTCGCGATCAACGCGGTGGCCATCATCATTGCTGCCTGCATTCTGGTACGGCTGTTCAAGTTTTCGCTGACGTCGGTGGCGCTACCGGCCCTACTGCTGGCCATGTTCTGCACCGAATCGGTCACCAACACACTCGTTTTCACCAACATCAACGGCTGCATCCTGCTGGGCGAGGTGTTGTTCTTCTGGTTCCTCCTCAAGGGCGGCACCCGCAACGAACTGCTCGCCGGGGCGGCGATCGGCCTGACGCTGGTACTGAAACCGTCCCTGACGCCCCTCCTGCTGTTGCCGTTGCTCAACCGTCAGTGGCGGACCATGATCACCGCCTTCGGTGTGCCCCTGGTGTTCAATGCGGTGGCGTGGCCACTGTCAGCCGACCCGATGGGCTTCGTGCGCAACACGGTCCCCTACATCCTGGAGACCCGCGACTACTTCAACTCCTCGATCCAGGGCAACGGCGTCTACTACGGCCTGCCGATCTGGCTGATCGTGGCGCTGCGGTTGACGGCGCTCGTACTGGCGGTTGTCAGCCTGTGGCTGCTGTACCGCTACTACCGCCAACGCGATCAACTTTTCTGGATGCTGACCTCATCGGGGGTGCTGCTGATCAGCTCATGGCTGGTCCTCGGACTGGCCCAGGGCTACTACTCGATGATGCTGTTCCCGTTCCTGATGACGGTGGTGCTGCCGAACTCGGTGATCCGCAACTGGCCGGCGTGGCTGGGCATCTACGGGTTCATGACCATGGACCGCTGGCTGATGTGGCGCTGGCCGACGACCGGTCGCTACCTGGAGTACATGAAGATCACCTACGGCTGGTCGCTGCTGCTGGTAGTGGTGTTCTGCGCGTTGTACTTCCGCTACCTGGACGCCAAGCAGGACGGCAGGCTCGACGAGGGCATCGACCCAGCGTGGCTGAGCCCTCCCAAGGAAGCCGCATCAGTCTGA
- a CDS encoding class I SAM-dependent methyltransferase, whose protein sequence is MPAMSQIERAFCKTALWRGGTGQAVFGSIPVDRLGRDVLEIGSGSGDIAARLRQANPELAITATDFDPAMVRTAARRLQSFGDVTVRGADATDLPFTDDSFDSVLSCLMLHHIVDWEKAIAEIARVLRPGGVFTGYDLTRTPMATAIHRLDRSPFRLVNPDELDGVCARHGLAMRTRTRLAGQVMQFTSD, encoded by the coding sequence ATGCCGGCAATGTCACAGATCGAGCGCGCCTTCTGCAAGACGGCCCTGTGGCGGGGCGGAACCGGGCAGGCCGTGTTCGGCAGCATTCCGGTCGATCGCCTGGGCCGCGATGTTCTCGAAATCGGTTCAGGCAGTGGTGATATTGCGGCCCGCCTGCGGCAGGCCAATCCGGAGCTGGCCATCACCGCGACCGACTTCGATCCGGCTATGGTGCGCACCGCGGCCCGGCGGCTGCAGTCGTTCGGCGATGTGACCGTGCGCGGGGCCGACGCCACCGACCTGCCGTTCACCGACGACTCGTTCGATTCGGTGCTGAGCTGCCTGATGCTGCACCACATCGTGGACTGGGAGAAGGCGATCGCCGAGATCGCCCGGGTGCTGCGGCCCGGCGGTGTGTTCACCGGATATGACCTGACCCGTACGCCGATGGCGACGGCGATCCACCGGCTCGACCGGTCACCGTTCCGGCTGGTGAACCCCGATGAACTCGACGGGGTCTGTGCGCGGCACGGCCTGGCGATGCGGACCCGAACCCGGCTGGCGGGTCAGGTCATGCAGTTCACCTCAGACTGA
- a CDS encoding helix-turn-helix transcriptional regulator, which produces MRGSWITRPGVMAVAGSFGDIELHHHPAVQLAVGIDGPLALVADDGTSQRCTIAAVAGGTRHALCPDGASAALSIYLSPETCAATTLNAVIRACGAHPGLWSVDGAESLAAAVAATVRAEDLAGATDLVIDALLGRAAGLTASATHPQVSQAIELVTSRIPGRTDLGSVAGEVALSADYLGRLFRKQTGTSFAATARWTRLLAALEHLGAGESITDAAHLAGFADGAHATRVCRELTGVAPSDVARALADRTDPYKR; this is translated from the coding sequence ATGCGCGGCAGCTGGATCACCCGGCCCGGCGTGATGGCGGTGGCGGGCTCGTTCGGGGACATCGAGCTGCACCACCATCCCGCGGTGCAGCTCGCGGTCGGAATCGATGGCCCGCTGGCGCTCGTAGCCGACGATGGCACCAGTCAGCGGTGCACGATCGCGGCGGTGGCCGGCGGCACCCGCCATGCCCTGTGCCCGGACGGCGCGAGTGCGGCACTGTCGATCTACCTGAGCCCTGAAACCTGCGCTGCGACAACGCTCAACGCTGTGATCCGGGCGTGCGGCGCCCACCCTGGACTGTGGTCTGTCGACGGTGCCGAGTCGCTCGCCGCGGCGGTCGCGGCGACGGTGCGGGCCGAGGACCTCGCCGGTGCGACGGATTTGGTGATCGACGCCCTGCTCGGCAGGGCGGCTGGCCTGACCGCGTCGGCGACACACCCGCAGGTGAGCCAGGCGATCGAACTCGTCACGTCCCGGATTCCCGGCCGTACCGATCTCGGTTCGGTGGCCGGTGAAGTGGCGCTATCAGCGGACTATCTGGGCCGGCTGTTTCGCAAGCAGACCGGGACCTCGTTCGCGGCGACGGCGCGGTGGACGCGACTTCTGGCCGCTCTGGAGCACCTTGGCGCCGGTGAATCGATCACCGATGCCGCTCATCTGGCCGGATTTGCCGACGGCGCTCATGCCACCCGGGTGTGCCGCGAGTTGACCGGCGTCGCACCGAGCGACGTGGCGCGCGCATTGGCCGACCGGACGGATCCGTACAAGCGCTGA
- a CDS encoding TetR/AcrR family transcriptional regulator, protein MEPGNAGGRKKLEPDPRVRTAILAAANEIVREDGVGALSIAQVLNRSQLGTRALYRHFDSKDQLVSALFLDMARSEVQRLESHMATAPDAVRAVAAWIDGRLDLAFNVELRSDLRQMSMDAQSQMFAAPELVGPAYREMLRPLVVQLENGRDTGLFNDIVPEVEALSIQGVVWSSVERQWATPGCDVKEIRQHVQRFCLRGLGVAPETIQAVVNEQRSTRKPLRSNASK, encoded by the coding sequence ATGGAGCCCGGTAATGCGGGCGGACGCAAGAAGCTCGAGCCAGATCCACGGGTCCGGACCGCAATTCTGGCCGCCGCCAACGAGATCGTGCGCGAAGACGGCGTCGGTGCGCTGAGCATCGCCCAGGTACTGAATCGGTCGCAGCTGGGCACCAGGGCGTTGTATCGGCACTTCGATTCGAAAGACCAACTCGTCTCTGCTCTGTTCCTCGACATGGCGCGTTCCGAGGTGCAACGGCTGGAGTCGCACATGGCGACCGCCCCCGATGCGGTTCGCGCCGTGGCCGCTTGGATCGATGGTCGACTGGACCTGGCGTTCAACGTAGAGCTCAGGTCGGATCTGCGTCAGATGTCGATGGACGCCCAGTCACAGATGTTCGCTGCGCCCGAGCTGGTCGGCCCCGCTTACCGCGAAATGCTTCGTCCGCTGGTCGTCCAGCTCGAAAATGGGCGGGACACAGGGCTGTTCAACGACATTGTCCCCGAGGTCGAGGCCCTTTCGATCCAGGGCGTCGTGTGGTCGAGCGTCGAACGCCAATGGGCAACGCCAGGTTGCGACGTCAAGGAAATCCGGCAGCACGTACAGCGCTTCTGCTTGCGCGGTCTCGGTGTTGCTCCTGAAACGATCCAAGCTGTCGTGAACGAACAGCGGTCGACGCGGAAACCGTTGAGAAGCAACGCATCCAAATAG
- a CDS encoding sulfotransferase family protein: MSLSADDLEAGARAATGLDDFGTSYYREGLDRTVDALNNEARLNDLGGVMQHATISNALIQRLKVIEVYKQHPEIDDEVIEGPVVILGLPRTGTTALGQLIANDPQFRSLRAWESQAPTPPPEAATQHTDSRIAQAAEGIAMINQMFPEFQTMMSNEPEAATECQDLMGMSFRTYHFDGVVRVPSYVEWLLQTDMRETYEYHKQVLKLLQWHCKPNLWHLRTPVHMFALDAFVDAYPDAKFLWSHRDPAKVLGSVCSLIGYIRGWSSDYKDPAELGAEQLAWWVEGMGRAMDFRRRFGDDRFVDVSFADLQSDAVKTVANSYEKLGLTFTDAARAKVQEWATGHKPGQRGMHSYELADYGLTEGQVREAFGEYLATYDATA; encoded by the coding sequence ATGAGCTTGTCCGCCGACGATCTCGAAGCGGGTGCACGCGCCGCCACCGGTCTGGACGACTTCGGTACGTCCTACTACCGCGAGGGCCTCGACCGGACTGTGGACGCGTTGAACAACGAGGCCCGACTCAACGACCTGGGTGGGGTGATGCAGCACGCGACCATCAGCAACGCCCTGATTCAACGGCTGAAGGTCATCGAGGTTTACAAACAACATCCAGAGATCGATGACGAGGTGATCGAGGGGCCCGTCGTCATCCTCGGCCTACCGCGCACGGGCACAACAGCTTTGGGTCAGCTGATTGCCAACGATCCGCAGTTCCGATCGTTGCGTGCCTGGGAATCGCAGGCGCCGACGCCGCCGCCGGAGGCTGCTACTCAGCACACCGATTCGAGGATCGCCCAGGCCGCCGAGGGCATCGCCATGATCAATCAGATGTTCCCCGAGTTCCAGACCATGATGAGCAACGAGCCCGAGGCTGCGACCGAGTGCCAGGATCTGATGGGGATGAGCTTCCGCACCTATCACTTCGACGGCGTGGTCCGGGTGCCGAGTTACGTGGAGTGGCTGCTACAGACCGATATGCGCGAAACGTACGAGTATCACAAGCAGGTGCTCAAGCTGTTGCAGTGGCATTGCAAGCCGAACCTGTGGCATCTGCGCACACCGGTGCACATGTTCGCACTCGACGCCTTCGTCGATGCGTACCCCGACGCGAAATTCCTGTGGAGCCACCGTGATCCGGCGAAAGTCCTGGGGTCGGTATGCAGCCTGATCGGGTACATCCGCGGCTGGAGCAGCGACTACAAGGACCCGGCGGAGCTCGGCGCGGAGCAGCTGGCATGGTGGGTCGAGGGCATGGGCCGAGCCATGGATTTTCGCAGGAGATTCGGCGATGACCGCTTTGTCGACGTGTCGTTCGCGGATCTGCAGTCCGACGCGGTGAAGACGGTGGCCAACAGTTACGAGAAACTGGGCCTCACCTTCACCGACGCCGCCCGCGCCAAGGTGCAGGAATGGGCAACAGGGCACAAGCCCGGCCAACGCGGAATGCACAGCTACGAGTTGGCCGATTATGGGCTCACCGAAGGGCAGGTCCGGGAGGCGTTCGGCGAGTATCTGGCGACCTACGATGCAACGGCCTGA
- a CDS encoding DUF1214 domain-containing protein, whose translation MAWLPHSIAEAALSGIGGQDVEMAAAWEHLQERLSAAEQLVVSTPVNKNRLDYASGMRHLMILLAVGIDMALRVDPDPVLRVTRARMDDVVTWGLECPDCVYLNADLRAGETYRLFGNRGTARYVGLQTMDGMAATANRLVDELEVDADGNFEAILSADEHEGNWLQLAGDHPTLTVRNFLYDWDSETLATLQIERIGDEVEPEDRSVDPDVSVARQLFALGEFVYDNLKFFLDFGAMAEANGFVPPMDMSSMGAAAENRPVIGRFELDPDQALILEFEPPKGVYWSISLGNPWLETINYGRHQSSLNGHQAVEDGDGKVRFVLSATDPGVANWLDTAGHSNGAMLLRCVRTETAPVPETRVINVDEVVAALPADTTTTTSVERARVVAARLRAVHERFYR comes from the coding sequence ATGGCGTGGCTACCGCACTCGATTGCCGAGGCGGCCCTTTCGGGGATCGGAGGCCAGGATGTCGAGATGGCCGCGGCCTGGGAACACCTCCAGGAGCGTCTGTCCGCGGCCGAGCAACTCGTGGTGTCGACGCCGGTCAACAAGAACCGGCTGGACTACGCCTCGGGCATGCGCCACCTGATGATTCTGTTGGCCGTCGGGATCGACATGGCGTTGCGCGTGGACCCTGATCCGGTCCTCAGGGTCACCCGCGCCAGGATGGACGACGTTGTCACGTGGGGGCTGGAGTGCCCGGACTGCGTGTACCTGAACGCCGACCTCCGCGCTGGTGAAACCTATCGCCTGTTCGGCAACCGGGGCACGGCGCGCTATGTCGGACTGCAGACGATGGACGGGATGGCAGCGACCGCCAACCGTCTCGTCGACGAACTCGAGGTAGACGCGGACGGGAACTTCGAGGCCATTCTGTCGGCCGACGAACACGAGGGAAACTGGCTGCAACTCGCCGGCGACCACCCCACGCTGACGGTGCGGAACTTCCTCTACGACTGGGATTCCGAGACTCTGGCGACGTTGCAGATCGAGCGCATCGGTGACGAAGTCGAACCAGAGGATCGTTCGGTCGACCCGGACGTCTCGGTTGCGCGTCAGCTGTTCGCTCTGGGCGAGTTCGTCTACGACAACCTGAAATTCTTCCTGGACTTCGGTGCGATGGCCGAGGCCAATGGATTCGTCCCGCCGATGGACATGAGCTCGATGGGCGCGGCCGCCGAGAATCGCCCTGTCATAGGGCGATTCGAGCTGGATCCCGATCAGGCGCTGATTCTCGAGTTCGAACCACCTAAGGGCGTGTACTGGAGCATCTCCCTTGGTAACCCGTGGCTGGAGACGATCAACTACGGACGGCACCAGTCCAGCCTCAACGGTCACCAGGCCGTCGAAGATGGCGACGGCAAGGTCCGGTTTGTGCTGTCGGCGACCGATCCCGGCGTGGCCAACTGGCTGGACACCGCCGGACACAGCAACGGCGCGATGCTTTTGCGTTGTGTGCGAACCGAAACCGCGCCGGTACCCGAGACGCGCGTCATCAACGTCGACGAGGTGGTGGCGGCGTTACCGGCCGATACCACCACGACGACCTCCGTAGAGCGGGCCCGGGTCGTCGCAGCGCGGCTCCGCGCCGTACACGAGAGGTTCTACCGATGA
- the msrB gene encoding peptide-methionine (R)-S-oxide reductase MsrB, whose product MTTEGPKLELTDEQWHEKLTPEEFAVLRRAGTERPFVGEYTDTKTEGVYECRACGTELFRSTEKFESHCGWPSFFDPADSAAVILRSDTSLGMRRVEVVCANCHSHLGHVFEGEGYPTPTDQRYCINSISLKLVPRAD is encoded by the coding sequence ATGACGACCGAGGGCCCAAAGCTGGAACTGACCGATGAGCAGTGGCACGAGAAGCTCACCCCCGAGGAGTTCGCGGTGTTGCGCCGGGCGGGCACCGAACGCCCATTCGTCGGGGAGTACACCGATACCAAGACCGAAGGCGTGTACGAGTGCCGGGCCTGCGGCACCGAGTTGTTCCGCAGCACCGAGAAGTTCGAATCCCATTGCGGTTGGCCGTCATTCTTCGACCCGGCTGATTCGGCCGCGGTGATCCTGCGCTCGGATACCTCGCTGGGGATGCGCCGCGTCGAGGTGGTGTGCGCCAACTGCCACAGCCACCTCGGACATGTTTTCGAGGGCGAGGGCTATCCCACGCCGACCGATCAGCGGTACTGCATCAACTCCATCTCACTGAAGCTGGTGCCCAGGGCCGACTGA
- the hemQ gene encoding hydrogen peroxide-dependent heme synthase, whose product MAKLDYDELNSTLRYLMFSVFAVSPGELGEDRAEVTEEAAAFFKAQEERGVVVRGLYDVAGLRADADFMFWTHAETIEALQATYSDFRRTTALGRISDPVWSSVALHRPAEFNKSHVPAFIAGEDPGDYICVYPFVRSYEWYLLPDEERRQMLSEHGMAARGYKDVRANTVPAFALGDYEWILAFEAPELDRIVDLMRDLRATDARRHTREETPFFTGPRVSVENLVAKLP is encoded by the coding sequence ATGGCCAAGCTCGACTATGACGAACTGAACTCCACCCTCCGCTACCTGATGTTCTCGGTGTTCGCGGTGAGCCCGGGGGAGCTGGGTGAGGACCGCGCCGAGGTGACCGAAGAGGCCGCGGCCTTCTTCAAAGCCCAGGAAGAGCGTGGTGTGGTCGTGCGCGGCCTGTACGACGTGGCGGGCCTGCGTGCCGACGCTGACTTCATGTTCTGGACCCACGCCGAGACCATCGAGGCCCTCCAGGCGACCTATTCGGACTTCCGCCGCACCACCGCGCTGGGCCGGATCAGCGACCCGGTGTGGAGCAGCGTGGCGCTGCACCGCCCGGCCGAGTTCAACAAGAGCCATGTTCCGGCATTCATCGCCGGTGAGGATCCGGGCGACTACATCTGCGTGTACCCGTTCGTGCGGTCCTACGAGTGGTACCTGCTGCCCGACGAGGAGCGCCGCCAGATGCTGTCCGAGCACGGCATGGCCGCCCGCGGCTACAAGGATGTGCGGGCCAACACGGTGCCGGCGTTCGCGCTCGGCGACTACGAGTGGATCCTGGCCTTCGAGGCTCCCGAACTCGATCGCATCGTCGACCTGATGCGCGATCTGCGGGCCACCGACGCCCGCCGCCACACCCGCGAGGAGACGCCGTTCTTCACCGGCCCGCGGGTCAGCGTCGAGAATCTGGTCGCCAAGCTGCCCTAG
- a CDS encoding protoporphyrinogen oxidase: MSASYCVVGGGISGLVAAYRLRLAAGPRAQITLLDPADRLGGVLRTERVGGQPFDVGAEAFIVRRPEMLDLLGELGLAGRRLSPTGTRPLIYSGARLHQLPQGTVQGIPAQASSLLGLVDDETVARILDERARPLKWTPGADPSVAELVGDRFGPQVVTRSVDPLLTGVYAGSSATIGVRSAVPSVAAALDRGARSLTEAVREALPPPSTAPVFGAVDGGYTVLLEELRRRADVRWAQVAAVRVDRRGRGWSVLDDEGASWHADAVLLAVPAPHLPSLIEHIAPQTAAAARRIRVASAAVVALALPGGTPLPQQSGVLVAAGERLNAKAVTMSSRKWGRRGNVEMVRLSFGRYGDDMATNIGDDDLLAWSLRDLNTLFGVSVDPVDCHVHRWIDSMPQYGPGHGDLVAELRAGLPPTLTVAGAYLGGIGVPACVGTATRAAAELVRSGVAR; encoded by the coding sequence GTGAGTGCTTCCTATTGCGTTGTCGGCGGCGGTATTTCAGGGCTCGTCGCGGCGTATCGGTTGAGACTTGCGGCCGGACCTCGGGCGCAGATCACGCTGCTCGATCCGGCTGACCGGCTAGGCGGCGTGCTGCGCACCGAACGGGTCGGCGGGCAGCCGTTCGATGTCGGCGCCGAGGCGTTCATCGTGCGCAGACCCGAGATGCTCGACCTGCTCGGTGAGCTGGGTCTGGCCGGCCGCCGGCTCAGTCCCACCGGCACCCGCCCCTTGATCTACAGCGGCGCGCGGCTCCATCAGTTGCCGCAGGGCACCGTGCAGGGCATTCCGGCGCAGGCGTCGTCGCTGCTCGGCCTCGTGGACGACGAGACCGTGGCGCGCATCCTCGACGAGCGCGCCCGGCCACTGAAATGGACCCCGGGCGCCGATCCGTCCGTCGCCGAGCTGGTCGGTGACCGGTTCGGCCCGCAGGTGGTGACGCGGTCGGTCGACCCCCTGCTCACCGGCGTATACGCCGGGTCATCGGCCACCATCGGGGTGCGTTCGGCGGTGCCGTCGGTGGCCGCCGCGTTGGACCGCGGGGCCCGCAGCCTCACCGAGGCGGTGCGCGAGGCGCTGCCGCCGCCGTCGACCGCACCGGTGTTCGGCGCGGTCGACGGCGGCTACACCGTGCTGCTGGAGGAGTTGCGGCGGCGGGCCGATGTGCGGTGGGCCCAGGTCGCCGCGGTGCGGGTGGATCGCCGCGGACGCGGCTGGTCGGTGCTCGACGACGAGGGCGCGAGCTGGCATGCCGACGCGGTGCTGCTCGCGGTTCCGGCGCCGCACCTGCCCTCGCTGATCGAACACATTGCACCGCAGACGGCCGCCGCGGCCCGCCGCATCCGGGTGGCGTCGGCGGCGGTGGTGGCCCTGGCACTGCCGGGCGGAACACCGTTGCCGCAGCAGTCGGGTGTGCTCGTAGCCGCGGGGGAGCGCCTCAACGCCAAGGCGGTCACGATGTCGTCCCGCAAGTGGGGACGGCGCGGGAACGTCGAGATGGTGCGGCTGTCCTTCGGCCGGTATGGCGATGACATGGCTACCAACATCGGCGACGACGATCTGCTGGCGTGGTCGCTGCGGGACCTGAACACGCTGTTCGGCGTCTCGGTGGATCCGGTGGATTGCCATGTGCACCGCTGGATCGACTCGATGCCGCAGTACGGGCCCGGCCACGGCGATCTGGTCGCCGAACTGCGCGCCGGACTGCCCCCGACCCTGACGGTCGCCGGTGCATATCTCGGCGGGATCGGGGTGCCGGCATGTGTGGGCACCGCCACTCGGGCGGCCGCGGAACTGGTGCGCAGCGGCGTGGCACGATAG